In Phycodurus eques isolate BA_2022a chromosome 10, UOR_Pequ_1.1, whole genome shotgun sequence, a genomic segment contains:
- the rfesd gene encoding Rieske domain-containing protein, whose translation MEQKEPPEGRHFVGKKEVLIKAKRTFKTLGDRDVLIINHQGGFYALDYYCYHAGANLETGDIEEIGGKLCIICPNHKYKITLAEGEGLCKRIDKTNKTPVPIWYSKGVKQRVHTVTETNGDVYVELSKMPGWIESDYFQGEEGKEKRAKAEAKAEVDEGMESS comes from the exons ATGGAGCAGAAGGAGCCACCAGAGGGGCGTCATTTTGTGGGGAAGAAAGAAGTCTTGATCAAAGCAAAGCGCACATTCAAAACACTGGGGGATCGGGATGTACTAATCATCAACCACCAGGGAGGCTTCTATGCTTTGGACTATTACTGCTATC ATGCTGGTGCAAACCTGGAGACGGGAGATATTGAG GAAATAGGTGGCAAGCTGTGCATAATTTGTCCCAATCACAAGTACAAGATTACCCTTGCCGAAGGGGAGGGTTTATGCAAGCGTATTGACAAGACCAACAAAACACCTGTGCCCATATGGTACTCAAAAGGAGTGAAGCAGCGGGTCCACACAGTGACAGAGACCAATGGCGATGTCTATGTGGAGCTCTCTAAGATGCCCGGATGGATCGAGTCAGACTACTTCCAGGGAGAGGAGGGCAAAGAGAAAAGGGCCAAAGCTGAGGCCAAGGCCGAGGTCGACGAGGGGATGGAATCTTCCTAA
- the nudt2 gene encoding bis(5'-nucleosyl)-tetraphosphatase [asymmetrical] produces MALRACGFIVFRRLASCAPPPDNIEFLLLQTSYGQHHWTPPKGHVDRGEDDLTTALRETKEEAGLGTEDLQVIEGFLKELRYKVRGQPKEVLYWLAELRDPGTEVTLSEEHQNYRWAHLEDACSLAQHKDMQDTLRAAHRHLEAQQDKQ; encoded by the exons ATGGCGCTGCGAGCCTGTGGTTTCATTGTGTTTCGACGTCTTGCAAGTTGTGCTCCTCCACCGGACAACATAGAGTTCCTCCTCTTGCAGACCTCATATGGACAGCACCACTGGACCCCTCCTAAAG GCCATGTGGACCGAGGTGAAGATGACCTCACCACAGCTCTTAGGGAGACAAAGGAAGAGGCGGGCCTTGGCACAGAAGACCTTCAGGTCATCGAGGGCTTCCTGAAGGAGCTGCGCTACAAGGTGAGAGGTCAACCCAAGGAGGTGCTCTACTGGCTAGCCGAACTCCGAGACCCGGGGACAGAGGTCACTCTGTCGGAGGAGCACCAGAACTATCGCTGGGCCCACTTGGAGGacgcctgctctctggcccagCACAAAGACATGCAAGACACTCTGAGAGCAGCACATAGACACTTGGAGGCTCAGCAGGACAAGCAGTGA